In one Populus nigra chromosome 12, ddPopNigr1.1, whole genome shotgun sequence genomic region, the following are encoded:
- the LOC133669822 gene encoding uncharacterized protein LOC133669822 — translation MMDLWAVHVKNTTGSPFCLRNHSIPEKSFVSSNFGKFRVLKHKISSSGYHYLGVKAMAKKNSNDNANSSSPSPSGNGDGSKGSNPPDGNKSNDYASQKSHRVNLDWREFRANLFAQEQAEKAESDAHSQTGTPQESKPLSLKWAHPIPVPETGCVLVATEKLDGVRTFERTVVLLLRSGTRHPQEGPFGVVVNRPLNKKIRHMKPTNMELETTFADCSLHFGGPLDASMFLLKSREKKIKEFEEVIPGLCFGAGNSLDEAGALVREGVLKPQDFRFFVGYAGWQQDQLREEIESDYWYVAACSSNLICGGSSESLWEEILQLMGGHYSELSRKPKQDM, via the exons ATGATGGATCTGTGGGCAGTCCATGTAAAAAATACAACTGGAAGCcctttttgtttgagaaatcaTTCAATTCCAGAGAAATCATTTGTTTCCTCCAATTTTGGgaaatttagggttttgaagCATAAAATTTCTTCTTCCGGGTATCATTATTTGGGAGTTAAAGCTATGGCTAAGAAGAATAGTAATGATAACGCCAAttcctcttctccttctccttctg GAAATGGAGATGGCTCAAAAGGAAGTAACCCTCCTGATGGGAACAAATCCAACGACTATGCTTCCCAAAAGTCTCACAGGGTAAACTTGGACTGGAGAGAGTTTAGAGCAAATTTATTTGCTCAGGAGCAG GCAGAGAAGGCAGAATCTGATGCTCACAGCCAAACTGGGACACCCCAAGAGTCGAAACCCCTTAGCCTGAAATGGGCCCACCCTATTCCTGTACCTGAGACTGGTTGTGTCCTTGTTGCTACAGAAAAACTTGATGGAGTTCGCACTTTTGAAAGAACCGTTGTTCTCCTCCTCAGATCTGGAACCAGACATCCACAAGAGGGACCATTTGGAGTTGTCGTTAACCGTCCACTGAACAAAAAGATTAGGCACATGAAGCCCACCAATATGGAATTAGAAACCACTTTTGCTGATTGTTCTCTTCATTTTGGTGGACCTCTTGATGCaagcatgtttttattaaaaagtcgGGAGAAGAAGATTAAAGAGTTCGAAGAGGTGATCCCTGGCCTGTGTTTTGGTGCTGGAAATAGTTTGGATGAAGCTGGAGCACTTGTGAGAGAAGGGGTGCTGAAGCCTCAGGATTTCAGATTCTTTGTCGGTTATGCTGGGTGGCAGCAAGATCAGTTGAGGGAGGAGATTGAATCAGATTATTGGTATGTGGCTGCATGTAGCTCAAATCTGATTTGTGGGGGTTCATCAGAAAGTTTATGGGAGGAGATTTTGCAGCTAATGGGTGGTCATTACTCGGAACTAAGCCGAAAGCCCAAGCAGGATATGTAG
- the LOC133669821 gene encoding probable serine/threonine-protein kinase At1g54610 yields MGCICSKGAAEEDVNSNTNDQKQTEVDKSSVQMVAPAISKKEEMLVDFLGQKDGSVRLVSKANVGNVPVSLEEGEKERKLVDVKSKGHNRSITMDSEPNDDQPRVSMMISIRHGSEREAWPEWLTAVAGEAVKGWLPRRADSFEKLDKIGQGTYSTVYKARDLETGKIVAMKKVRFVNMDPESVRFMAREIVNLRKLDHPNVMKLEGIVTSRMSGSLYLVFEYMEHDLAGLAANPSIKFTESQIKCYVQQLLHGLEHCHKQGVLHRDIKGSNLLINNDGVLKIADFGLATFYHPDQSQPLTSRVVTLWYRAPELLLGATEYGPAIDMWSAGCILAELFAGKPIMPGRTEVEQMHKIFKLCGSPSEIYWQKTKFPHATSFKPQQSYIRCITETFKHFPPSALTLVDKLLSMEPQDRGSATSALRSEFFRIEPLPADPSSLPKYSPCKELDAKLRDEEARRQRAEAVKGRGPESVRRGSIDTKKAPTPEFTAQAQPKTASSSYKYYIQEDAGTGFRIEPPRVSKQNGFEHSTSMIHPSAVAGLSLNKSAGSSRNNPELRAQKSHESQSGEMSSSSLKKNEKAPTSRDSSMGGYVPRKTRIHYSGPLMPPGGNMEEILKEHDRQIQQAVRKARLEKSGTRDNLDGYGQLHNNRRYKG; encoded by the exons ATGGGCTGCATTTGCTCAAAAGGAGCTGCAGAAGAAGATGTAAATAGCAATACGAATGATCAGAAGCAGACAGAGGTGGATAAGTCTTCTGTGCAAATGGTTGCTCCTGCAATATCCAAGAAAGAAGAGATGTTGGTAGATTTTCTTGGCCAAAAAGATGGATCGGTGCGTCTTGTGTCAAAGGCAAATGTTGGGAATGTTCCTGTTTCATTggaagaaggagaaaaggaaaggaaacttgTTGATGTGAAGAGTAAAGGACATAATAGATCGATAACAATGGATTCAGAGCCCAATGACGACCAACCACGTGTGAGTATGATGATTAGCATACGTCATGGATCTGAAAGGGAAGCATGGCCAGAATGGTTAACAGCAGTTGCTGGAGAAGCCGTCAAAGGGTGGCTGCCTCGACGAGCAGACTCATTTGAGAAGCTAGACAAG ATTGGACAAGGAACTTACAGTACTGTATACAAGGCTCGTGACCTTGAAACTGGAAAAATTGTTGCAATGAAGAAGGTGCGGTTTGTCAACATGGATCCGGAAAGTGTCCGCTTCATGGCTAGGGAAATTGTTAATTTACGTAAACTTGACCATCCAAATGTTATGAAACTTGAAGGAATAGTCACTTCGAGGATGTCAGGGAGCTTGTACCTTGTGTTTGAGTACATGGAGCATGACCTTGCTGGGCTTGCAGCAAATCCTAGCATCAAGTTTACGGAATCTCAG ATCAAATGCTACGTGCAACAACTTCTACATGGACTTGAGCACTGCCATAAACAAGGTGTCTTGCATCGAGACATCAAGGGCTCGAATCTTCTGATAAACAATGATGGAGTTCTCAAGATTGCAGACTTTGGTCTGGCAACTTTTTATCATCCTGATCAGAGTCAGCCTTTAACAAGTCGCGTAGTAACTCTCTGGTATAGGGCACCGGAGCTTTTGCTAGGTGCTACAGAGTATGGACCTGCTATAGATATGTGGAGTGCTGGCTGCATTCTTGCTGAATTATTCGCTGGCAAGCCTATCATGCCTGGAAGAACAGAG GTAGAGCAAATGCATAAGATTTTTAAGCTTTGTGGTTCACCCTCTGAGATCTACTGGCAGAAGACAAAGTTTCCACATGCAACTAGTTTCAAACCTCAGCAATCTTACATACGATGTATTACTGAGACATTCAAACATTTCCCTCCGTCAGCTTTGACTCTTGTTGATAAGCTCCTGTCAATGGAACCACAAGATCGAGGTTCAGCCACTTCAGCTCTTCGAAGTGAG TTCTTCAGAATAGAGCCCCTCCCTGCTGATCCATCAAGTCTACCAAAATATTCTCCATGCAAGGAACTGGATGCCAAGTTGCGAGATGAGGAAGCCAGAAG GCAAAGAGCAGAGGCTGTAAAAGGACGAGGACCTGAATCTGTCAGAAGGGGTTCAATAGATACTAAGAAAGCTCCAACTCCGGAATTCACTGCTCAGGCACAGCCAAAAACTGCAAGTTCCAGCTATAAATATTATATCCAGGAGGATGCGGGGACTGGCTTCCGAATTGAGCCTCCTAGAGTATCGAAGCAGAATGGTTTCGAGCACTCTACGTCAATGATTCACCCTTCCGCAGTAGCAGGATTGTCGTTAAATAAAAGTGCAGGTTCTTCAAGAAATAATCCAGAATTGAGGGCACAGAAATCTCACGAGTCTCAATCAGGGGAGATGTCTAGCTCCTCTCTTAAGAAGAATGAAAAGGCTCCTACGAGCAGAGATTCTTCAATG GGGGGGTATGTTCCCAGGAAAACCAGAATCCATTATTCTGGACCGTTGATGCCTCCTGGGGGGAACATGGAAGAAATACTCAAAGAGCACGATAGACAAATCCAGCAGGCCGTTCGTAAAGCACGTCTTGAAAAGTCGGGGACCAGAGATAACCTTGATGGTTATGGGCAACTACACAACAACAGACGATACAAAGGGTAA
- the LOC133669645 gene encoding 11-beta-hydroxysteroid dehydrogenase B, translating into MSFINSVLNSVVPPASLVMLGCSWPALCFINTCEWLYKSFFSEDMEDKVVIITGASSGIGEQIAYEYAKRKAILVLIARREHRLRGVSEKARYIGAKRVLIMAADVVKEDDCRRFVNETINYFGRVDHLVNTASLGHTFYFEEVGDTSVFPHFLDINFWGNVYPTYVALPYLRQSNGRVVVNAAVESWLPLPRMSLYAAAKAALVSFYESLRFEVNGEVGITIASHGWIGSEMSRGKFMLEDGAEMQWKEEREVNGTGGPVEDYAKMIVSGACRGHQYVKYPCWYDIFLLYRMFAPGILNWALRMLLAPNGSRRTSLVGTGRPTLI; encoded by the exons ATGAGTTTTATAAACTCTGTGTTGAATTCGGTGGTGCCTCCTGCTAGCTTGGTGATGCTAGGATGTTCATGGCCAGCCTTATGCTTTATCAATACATGTGAGTGGCTCTACAAATCTTTCTTTAGTGAGGATATGGAggataaagttgttataatcaCTGGAGCTTCTTCTGGCATAGGAGAA CAAATTGCATATGAATATGCAAAGAGGAAAGCAATTCTTGTTCTGATTGCACGTAGAGAGCACCGGCTCAGAGGGGTCAGTGAGAAAGCTAGGTATATTGGTGCAAAGCGTGTCCTGATTATGGCTGCAGATGTTGTCAAGGAGGATGATTGTAGGAGATTTGTCAATGAGACCATAAATTACTTTGGTCGGG TGGATCATCTTGTCAATACAGCAAGTTTGGGGCATACATTTTACTTTGAAGAAGTAGGAGACACCTCTGTGTTTCCCCATTTCTTG GACATAAACTTTTGGGGAAATGTCTATCCAACTTATGTGGCTCTTCCATACCTTCGTCAGAGCAATGGACGAGTTGTTGTTAATGCAGCAGTTGAAAGCTGGTTACCTCTGCCGAGAATGAGCTTATATGCT GCTGCAAAGGCTGCCCTGGTGAGCTTCTACGAGTCACTGAGATTTGAAGTGAATGGTGAAGTTGGAATAACAATTGCATCTCATGGTTGGATTGGGAGCGAAATGAGTAGAGGCAAGTTCATGCTAGAGGATGGAGCAGAGATGCAatggaaagaagagagagaa GTAAACGGGACTGGTGGTCCAGTAGAGGACTATGCAAAGATGATTGTGTCGGGAGCTTGCCGAGGACATCAATATGTCAAGTACCCATGCTGGTATGACATATTCCTCCTTTACAGGATGTTTGCACCTGGAATTCTCAACTGGGCTCTTCGAATGTTGCTTGCACCGAATGGTTCAAGAAGAACGTCTCTGGTAGGCACCGGGAGACCTACATTAATTTGA